The genomic stretch ACAAGGCCGTCCTCGAATTCTTCCGCGCCAACACGGCGGGGGAGATCCTCGGCAAGACCGATGCCGACATCTTCCTCCCGGAACACGCCTTGCAGGCGCGGGCCGACGAGTTGAAGGTGATGCAGACCGGCGAGGCGCTGGTCGGCTACGTCGAGAAGGAGGTCTTCCCCGACGGCCGAGTCCGCTACGCCACGACGACGAAGGCACCGCTGCGCGACCACCTCGGCGAGATCATCGGCGTCTGCGGTATCACCCGCGACGTGACCGAGGAGCATGAGCGGGCCGAGAAGCTGAAGGAATACGCCGAGACCCTGGCCGAGAAGCAGGCGCAGATGGAGGGGGAGCTCGAACTCGCCCGGCAGGTCCAGCGCGCCCTCCTTCCCAGCCGCTATCCCGTCTTCCCTCCCATGGCCACGGAGGAGGAAAGCGCCCTCGGCTTTTCCTACCGGTATCAGCCGATGGGGAAGGTCGGCGGCGATTTCTTCACCGTCATCCCGATCGGCTCGCGGCAGGCGGGCGTCTTCATCTGCGACGTGATGGGCCACGGCGTCCACGCGGCCCTCATCACCGCGATGCAGCGGACCCTCGTCGACGACCTCCTCCCCGTGGCGTCGAATCCCGGGGCCTTCCTCGCCGAGGCGAATCGCCTTCTCTATCCCTTCTTCGAGCGGATGAAGACCCCCCTCTACGTCACCGGCCTCTACGCCGTTATCGACGTCGAGACGGGCCGCGTCCGCTTCTCCGCCGCCTCCCACGCCGCCCCCCTCGTCATCGCGAAGGACGGCAAGGTCCGCCTCCTCGGCGCGCCGAAGCGGGTGCCTTCCTCGGTCCCGCTCGGCTTCATGGGGGAATCGACCTACGGCGTCCTCGAGGACGCCGTCGAGCCGGGTGAGCGCCTCTTTTTCTATACCGACGGACTCCGCGACCTCGGCGACGAGGCCGAGATCGGCCTCAATGACGCGATGTTCCTCTCCCTCGTCGAAAAATGCGCCGTCGATGCCGCTTCCGGCCCTGCTTCGACTTCGGCTCCGGTTCCCTCCAAGGGCGGCCCCGCCTTCCTCGACGCCGTCCTGGCAGCGGCGAAGGAAAGCGCCGGGGTCGAGTCGTTCCTCGACGACGTCTGCCTCGTCGAAGTCCTCTTCCGGGGCCATCTCCATTCCGAGGCGGAGAACATCGCGGCGCTCTCCACCGGGCCTTACGGCTTGTAAGGAACTGAAGGGAAGCTGAAGCGTTCGACCATGCCGCCCGCCCCCCTTTCTCCCGCCGTCCGCCCCCCCCTCACGGGGGACGTCTCCCCGCTGGCCGACATCAACCACCAGCTCCTCATGGCGCTGATGGAGATCATCCCGGAACGGATCTATTTCAAGGACCGGGAAAGCCGCTTCATCGCGGCGAACAAGGCCCTCCTCCAATACTTCGGCATGGAGATGGCCTCGCAGCTTCTCGGCAAGACGACGTTCGATATCCTCCAGCACGACGCCGCGCAGAAGACCCGCAACGACGACCTCCGCACCATGGAGAGCGGGGAGCCGATGGTCGGCGACGTCGAGCAGAAGACTTTCCCCGACGGGCGGATGAGCTGGGCCTCGACGACGAAGGCCCCGCTGCGCGACCACCTGGGGGAGATCATCGGCATCTGCGGCATCTCCCGCGACGTGA from Verrucomicrobium sp. GAS474 encodes the following:
- a CDS encoding SpoIIE family protein phosphatase, encoding MSTSSKASAPIPTPAPVPGATPSVPPRKGAKGADRAEVPLADINHQLLMALMEIIPDRIYFKDRESRFVAVNKAVLEFFRANTAGEILGKTDADIFLPEHALQARADELKVMQTGEALVGYVEKEVFPDGRVRYATTTKAPLRDHLGEIIGVCGITRDVTEEHERAEKLKEYAETLAEKQAQMEGELELARQVQRALLPSRYPVFPPMATEEESALGFSYRYQPMGKVGGDFFTVIPIGSRQAGVFICDVMGHGVHAALITAMQRTLVDDLLPVASNPGAFLAEANRLLYPFFERMKTPLYVTGLYAVIDVETGRVRFSAASHAAPLVIAKDGKVRLLGAPKRVPSSVPLGFMGESTYGVLEDAVEPGERLFFYTDGLRDLGDEAEIGLNDAMFLSLVEKCAVDAASGPASTSAPVPSKGGPAFLDAVLAAAKESAGVESFLDDVCLVEVLFRGHLHSEAENIAALSTGPYGL